A region of Fusarium keratoplasticum isolate Fu6.1 chromosome 6, whole genome shotgun sequence DNA encodes the following proteins:
- a CDS encoding Signal peptidase complex catalytic subunit SEC11 — protein sequence MLSSLGNPRQAAAQLMNFALILSTAFMMWKGLSVITDSPSPIVVVLSGSMEPAFQRGDLLFLWNRNLLRETEVGEVVVYNVKDKDIPIVHRVVRKFGNGDTAELLTKGDNNLSDDTELYAKGQDYLERKDIIGSVVGYMPFVGYVTILLSEHPWLKTVMLGIMGLLVVLQRE from the exons ATGCTTTCCAGTCTTGGTAATCCGCGGCAAGCTGCCGCGCAGCTCATGAACTTTGCGCTGATCCTGTCCACGGCCTTCATG ATGTGGAAGGGTCTCTCCGTCATCACCGACTCGCCGTCCCcgatcgtcgtcgtcctttcTGGTTCTATGGAGCCTGCGTTCCAGCGCGGTGATCTTCTCTTCCTGTGGAATCGAAACCTGTTGCGCGAGACTGAGGTTGGAGAGGTGGTGGTCTACaacgtcaaggacaaggataTCCCCATTGTGCACCGTGTAGTGCGCAAGTTTGGCAATGG CGACACGGCCGAGCTTCTCACAAAGGGCGACAACAACCTTTCGGACGATACCGAGCTGTACGCAAAGGGACAAGACTACCTGGAGCGCAAGGACATTATTGGCAGCGTAGTGGGATACATGCCGTTTGTTGGATACGTGACGATCCTCCTGTCGGAGCACCCTTGGCTCAAGACGGTGATGCTGGGCATCATGGGTCTCTTGGTGGTGCTGCAGAGAGAATAG
- a CDS encoding BTB domain-containing protein yields MFKRSVRSQDPNRVDKSARLKRSGSHRDHVKMSKLQRSLNERDTTPQQHQHQKSPAAAPSPSPIVTLTVGRDGRLFAAHEDVLRQSPFFEAACRGSPFDAQSKRISLPDEEPEVFSAVLEYLYKGDYYPRLLHNRHRNSWELEDYGRTPQSSPNPETGGGRAGEASVYLSSLGVEILRDTVIYCAADRYGLEELKRLALRKQGLQAGIDVATILRSAQYAYTHTPDSDSRLRAHYLALIIRCRKTFKRSGTMQAEMEAGGSKLFFDLFVAMCNHLDDVIDVSNARTPKTV; encoded by the coding sequence ATGTTCAAGCGCTCAGTCCGGTCGCAAGACCCAAACCGCGTCGACAAGTCTGCGAGACTAAAGAGATCGGGCTCCCACCGGGACCATGTCAAGATGTCGAAACTGCAGAGATCGCTCAACGAGCGGGACACGACTCCccagcagcaccaacaccaaaagTCTCCCGCCGCCGCGCCCTCCCCCTCGCCCATCGTGACCCTCACCGTGGGCCGTGACGGCCGGCTCTTTGCAGCGCACGAGGATGTGCTCCGCCAGTCGCCCTTCTTCGAGGCCGCCTGCCGCGGAAGCCCCTTTGATGCGCAGAGCAAGAGGATCTCCCTCCCCGACGAAGAACCCGAGGTCTTCTCGGCCGTCCTCGAGTACCTGTACAAGGGTGACTACTACCCACGCCTGCTCCACAACAGGCACCGAAACTCTTGGGAGCTCGAGGACTACGGTCGAACACCTCAGTCATCCCCCAACCCCGAAACCGGAGGTGGCCGCGCCGGCGAAGCCTCCGTCTACCTGTCCAGCCTGGGCGTCGAAATCCTCCGCGACACCGTCATCTACTGCGCCGCCGACCGCTACGGCCTCGAAGAGCTAAAGCGCCTGGCCCTGCGCAAGCAGGGTCTCCAGGCCGGCATCGACGTCGCCACCATCCTGCGATCCGCCCAGTACGCCTACACCCACACCCCAGACTCGGACAGCCGCCTGCGCGCTCACTACCTCGCCCTGATCATCCGCTGTCGCAAGACCTTCAAGCGGAGCGGGACCATgcaggccgagatggaggcggGCGGCAGCAAGCTCTTCTTCGACCTGTTTGTAGCCATGTGCAACCACCTGGACGATGTCATTGACGTCAGCAATGCTCGGACGCCAAAGACTGTCTGA
- a CDS encoding HET domain-containing protein translates to MAQGGQIEKLLRELGLPLKQDAKARQTQLLTLDSPHSCEHCRDDFVQVAEEHDTINCSKCRWSGTGTATSPEYRSCGGCGKLYRNNVTRKFSGTLKGRLRDAVAAAGSGCLLYAYFLASVDHLHLFAHDLERHCGGDAVESLLSIATLHLSGISFAQEGVSAPCVFTLHLRAGSFKKLQQAGGGIGSERINLADIPSRLLDVQAGAGRHIKLIKFDTLSDIEQAMFCSSGFAALSYCWGGQQSFTLTRSQSQHLYDGFSPSELPKTIQDAIRVTRELGLRYLWVDALCIQQDSDQDKAAEISRMETYYGSATVTICAAAASTAEQGFLFRRKNHPFDAGPFRIRLRNKNGIDEGYIYLLKEGDGPPNPTTTRGWTMQESFLSRRILIYSERQLYWTCTTSMCGCGGSFMSMAERVSGNYMSLVKYIQPIGDLIYLPTANQWQDLLMNYTTRHIGVPGDKLLAISALVAHLWNISKDRREKPAYIAGLFVNLAKSASFLEQLRWNAIDPAKSRRASVYRAPSWSWAAIDGPIQNHLSGGYPPVIRQPDQAVIHSYSVDLVHQNLPFGSVRDAHIIIEAKKRRLCECTNVPGLPLIIRPRRPDDDNPDTSIDLHPDTEEDSQAIREIIQNKGTSGGDIFLLLLRKSRGLIVSPTASGDMVRIGVFEMYKKGEDEFDPGIVFDKCVPTSMRLV, encoded by the exons ATGGCTCAGGGAGGCCAGATCGAAAAACTCCTTAGGGAGCTAGGCCTTCCCTTGAAGCAAGACGCAAAAGCCCGACAAACACAGTTGCTCACCCTTGACAGTCCGCACTCGTGCGAGCATTGCCGAGACGACTTCGTCCAGGTTGCTGAGGAGCACGACACAATAAACTGCTCCAAGTGCAGATGGTCAGGCACTGGCACCGCCACGAGCCCTGAGTACCGCTCGTGTGGTGGCTGCGGGAAACTCTACAGAAACAATGTGACGAGGAAATTCTCGGGTACACTCAAGGGCAGACTTAGAGATGCCGTAGCGGCCGCGGGATCAGGCTGCCTGCTCTATGCCTACTTTCTTGCCTCTGTTGATCATTTGCATTTGTTTGCTCACGACTTGGAGAGGCACTGTGGTGGAGATGCGGTAGAGTCTCTACTGAGTATCGCAACTCTCCATCTTTCTGGGATTTCTTTTGCCCAAGAAGGAGTCTCCGCTCCTTGTGTTTTCACCCTTCATCTGAGAGCCGGGTCAT TTAAGAAACTTCAGCAAGCAGGCGGGGGTATTGGAAGTGAGCGGATCAACCTGGCCGATATCCCGTCTCGACTCCTGGATGTTCAAGCCGGAGCTGGACGTCACATCAAGCTCATAAAATTCGACACGCTATCAGACATTGAACAGGCAATGTTTTGCTCATCAGGCTTCGCAGCGCTTTCCTACTGCTGGGGAGGCCAGCAATCGTTCACCTTGACCAGGTCTCAAAGCCAACATCTTTACGATGGATTCTCACCTTCAGAGCTTCCGAAAACTATTCAGGATGCGATTCGTGTCACCCGAGAACTCGGGCTGCGATATCTATGGGTTGACGCACTTTGTATCCAACAGGACAGCGACCAAGACAAGGCAGCCGAGATATCTCGCATGGAAACGTACTACGGGAGTGCCACGGTCACAATCtgcgccgctgccgcctcgaCTGCTGAACAAGGATTTCTATTCCGTCGGAAGAACCACCCATTCGATGCCGGGCCATTTCGGATTCGCCTAAGGAACAAAAACGGCATCGATGAGGGCTACATTTACTTGTTGAAGGAGGGTGACGGGCCACCGAACCCCACGACGACACGCGGGTGGACCATGCAAGAATCGTTTCTCTCTCGGCGCATACTGATCTACTCTGAAAGGCAATTATACTGGACCTGCACAACTTCCATGTGCGGTTGCGGCGGTAGTTTCATGTCCATGGCAGAGAGGGTATCTGGAAACTACATGTCCTTGGTCAAGTACATCCAGCCCATTGGGGACTTGATTTACCTCCCGACGGCAAACCAGTGGCAGGACCTCTTGATGAACTACACGACCCGTCACATAGGCGTTCCCGGCGACAAGCTCCTCGCAATCTCTGCCTTGGTAGCTCACCTCTGGAACATTTCCAAGGACCGGAGGGAGAAGCCAGCCTACATTGCAGGGCTGTTTGTAAACCTGGCAAAGAGCGCCTCTTTTCTTGAGCAGCTCCGCTGGAACGCAATTGACCCAGCAAAATCACGTCGCGCGAGCGTGTATAGGGCTCCTTCATGGTCGTGGGCAGCCATCGACGGTCCCATCCAGAACCACTTGAGCGGCGGCTACCCCCCTGTCATAAGGCAGCCAGACCAGGCGGTGATTCACAGCTACTCTGTCGACCTGGTGCATCAAAACTTGCCCTTTGGAAGTGTCAGAGATGCACACATAatcatcgaggccaagaagcgccgCCTTTGCGAGTGTACCAACGTTCCAGGCCTACCGCTGATTATTCGACCCAGGAGGCCGGACGACGACAACCCAGACACCAGCATTGATCTACACCCCGACACAGAAGAAGACAGCCAAGCGATTAGGGAGATAATACAAAACAAGGGTACCTCTGGCGGCGATATTTTCCTGTTACTCCTCCGCAAATCTCGAGGCCTCATTGTCTCGCCAACCGCCTCAGGGGACATGGTAAGGATCGGGGTTTTTGAGATGTACAAGAAGGGTGAGGATGAGTTTGATCCGGGAATCGTTTTCGATAAATGCGTACCAACTTCTATGCGCTTGGTATGA
- a CDS encoding MFS domain-containing protein, with the protein MSAKHNNAGQVAAASEVRRLLEEDKTPWYKKPNLFRLYLMLVPAALGVEMTTGYDGSVLNALQAVDLWNKHYGNPTGATLGVISASLAIGTAAGVPIMPYLNDHFGRKFCVILGSIIVAIGVVLQTCAHNVGMLIASRIVMGLGSPVSLAGAAQLVVELAYPKERSTIVGFFQGTWFAGAILAAGVTLGTYDWTNNWSWRLPTLFQILPSLLTIIFIWFIPESPRWLVAHDRHEEAFQILIKYHAEGDETSAFVAAEFYQIRETLRKEKEAAKQPWKELLTGKANRHRVFVAICVGFFTQWSGNGLISYYLAKILALVGITSRRMQNQINLGLSCWNLVTAVCSSIAASYLLRRRQLMAGYISMTVLFACYTAGSAVYAEDNENKAAAKAVIVLIFLYSAGYNLMQPFQYLYIGEIFPFIQRSKGIAVMQMSTRIASAFNLLVNPIGMADLAWKFFLVYCVWLVIETVVVYFFFPETQGPTLEEMALVLEGDNAAVEVVNSKAARLEEKEHA; encoded by the exons ATGTCTGCAAAGCACAACAACGCAGGCCAAGTCGCCGCTGCCTCCGAGGTCCGCCGTCTCCTCGAAGAGGACAAAACACCATGGTACAAGAAACCCAACCTCTTCAGGCTCTATCTGATGCTCGTCCCGGCTGCCCTCGGCGTCGAAATGACTACTGGGTACGATGGAAGCGTCCTCAACGCTCTCCAAGCTGTCGATTTGTGGAACAAACATTACGGTAATCCTACTGGCGCCACTCTTGGTGTCATCTCTGCTTCTCTAGCCATCGGAACAGCGGCTGGAGTCCCAATCATGCCGTACCTCAATGATCACTTTGGACGCAAGTTCTGCGTCATTTTGGGCTCTATAATAGTGGCTATCGGTGTGGTGCTTCAAACTTGTGCTCACAACG TCGGAATGCTCATCGCCTCACGTATCGTCATGGGCCTCGGCTCTCCAGTTTCTCTCGCTGGTGCTGCTCAACTTGTCGTCGAACTCGCTTACCCTAAGGAACGATCTACCATTGTCGGCTTCTTCCAGGGGACTTGGTTTGCTGGAGCCATCCTCGCTGCAGGTGTCACTCTTGGAACGTATGACTGGACCAATAACTGGAGCTGGCGTCTTCCAACCCTCTTCCAGATTCTTCCCTCCTTGCTtaccatcatcttcatctg GTTCATCCCCGAGTCTCCTCGCTGGCTAGTAGCTCACGATCGCCACGAGGAAGCATTTCAGATCCTGATAAAGTACCACGCCGAAGGTGATGAGACGTCCGCCTTTGTAGCCGCCGAGTTCTATCAGATCCGAGAGACGCTCCGCAAAGAAAAGGAAGCAGCAAAACAACCCTGGAAAGAGCTTCTTACTGGCAAAGCCAACCGTCATCGAGTTTTTGTCGCCATCTGCGTCGGCTTTTTCACCCAGTGGAGTGGCAATGGTCTCATCAGCTACTACCTGGCCAAGATCCTCGCTCTGGTCGGCATCACCTCCCGAAGGATGCAGAACCAAATCAACCTCGGTCTCAGTTGCTGGAATCTCGTGACTGCGGTCTGTTCTAGCATAGCTGCCAGTTACTTGCTGCGCCGCAGACAGCTCATGGCGGGATATATCAGCATGACTGTCCTTTTTGCCTGCTACACTGCTGGTTCAGCCGTCTACGCCGAAGACAACGAGAACAAGGCAGCTGCCAAGGCCGTCATTGTGTTGATCTTCCTATACAGCGCCGGCTATAACCTTATGCAGCCTTTTCAGTATCTCTACATCGGCGAGATCTTTCCCTTCATCCAGCGATCCAAGGGTATTGCTGTCATGCAAATGTCGACGCGTATTGCATCCGCATTTAACCTATTAGTGAACCCGATTGGAATGGCTGATCTAGCTTGGAAGTTCTTCCTTGTCTACTGCGTCTGGCTCGTGATCGAGACTGTGGTGGTttacttcttcttccccgagACTCAGGGACCTAcgttggaggagatggcaTTGGTTCTAGAGGGAGACAACGCTGCCGTCGAGGTTGTCAACTCCAAGGCTGCCAGGCTAGAAGAGAAGGAGCATGCTTGA
- a CDS encoding EKC/KEOPS complex subunit BUD32, producing MSQNSDIPSGSTLSPIPIDNGFLGSTAIFFRVKPGVVLKAPVCRQEDLVIRLRPSVASGFSNEKEILARLGDHPRITKYLGWHDEFPTGLLFVEASPGSLQSFLDDPSRDISLSVRKKLCRQATEAIAYIHSRGVIHSDLRPENFLVHTTGSTDFDLMLCDFGGSACGEIGIPGENLPDDGFFDPNSGWATTVATDIFALGSVLYTIVSGHWPYREPPCGFFTSREEVEEYGARVNGFFKEGIFPDTEGLYGGAIILGCWTKQYSSANDILQALDASESSASDPET from the exons ATGTCACAAAACTCTGATATACCCTCTGGGTCAACTCTTTCCCCAATTCCGATAGATAATGGCTTCCTGGGCTCGACAGCCATATTTTTTAGAGTCAAGCCTGGAGTCGTCTTGAAAGCTCCGGTTTGCAGGCAAGAGGATCTAGTAATTCGGCTGAGGCCGAGTGTGGCAAGCGGATTCTCTAATGAAAAGGAGATTTTAGCCAGACTTGGCGATCATCCCAGAATCACAAA GTATCTCGGGTGGCACGACGAGTTTCCCACGGGCTTGCTGTTTGTCGAGGCCAGTCCCGGCAGCCTTCAGAGTTTCCTAGATGATCCAAGCCGGGACATATCCCTATCTGTACGGAAAAAGTTATGCAGGCAAGCCACCGAGGCAATTGCCTACATCCATAGTCGAGGTGTCATCCACAGCGATCTCCGCCCTGAAAACTTTCTCGTCCACACTACAGGCTCTACAGACTTTGATCTCATGCTCTGCGATTTTGGTGGATCAGCTTGCGGAGAAATCGGAATCCCGGGTGAAAACCTCCCggatgatggcttctttgaccCCAACTCGGGCTGGGCGACTACAGTGGCCACTGACATCTTTGCTCTCGGGTCAGTCCTGTACACCATAGTCTCTGGGCACTGGCCCTACAGAGAACCTCCCTGTGGGTTCTTCACCTCGCGAGAAGAAGTGGAAGAGTACGGAGCTCGTGTTAacggcttcttcaaggaggGTATCTTCCCCGATACGGAAGGGTTGTACGGGGGAGCTATCATTCTGGGATGTTGGACGAAGCAATACTCGAGTGCCAATGACATCTTGCAAGCGCTGGATGCTTCAGAATCCTCGGCGTCTGATCCTGAGACTTAA